The genomic window TACCCATTCCTGATCTTGAAAGTGATAATACATTTAGTTTTATTAAAAAAGTCGAACAACACATTCATATAGAAGTGAAAAAACTCTATCCTGATGCAACACCACCAACATTCATTTTTAGCAATCAAACCCAATCGACAATGACAATGGATTATCATTCGGCACGTTGTATGGGGTATGTCTGCATGGGGCTATTAGAAGGATGCGCTGATTATTTTAATCAATCATTAACGATCAGCATGCAAGTTATCAATTCTTCGCAAAGCCATGTCAGATTTTCAATAATACTCGCAGGTGACTAACATGGATGCCAAACGTCAAATAATGTTATTAGAACGCAAACTAGAGCGGGAACATGCTTCTCGTATTATGGCTGAGAAATTATTAGAAATAAAAAGCCGTGAACTCTTTGAAACTAATAATATATTAGAAATATCATTGGAAAGACTACGATTACAGGCAGAATTAGATTCAGCCCAACTCGCCTATCAGACAAAAATTGAGAATTTACTCCTTACTTATGCACGACTATTTTTAAAACAAGCCCCCTCTTGTGACAATATTCAGCAATTAATTGAAAGTCTTATTGATGGTCATCATATTAGTGCTTGCTATATTTCAATCATGCCAATTGAAAATATTACGATCAGTGGTGATTATTGCAGTGGCCGAGAACAAATATGGCAACCACCAACAGAACTTAAAGATCAAATCTCTCTCTGGGATCCAACCTCTAACTTGTATTGGACAGTGCTAATTAATAACAATGATATTGTAGGGTATTTCGCAGCAAGAATATCAGCACCAATAAATAGAATAACCATTATTCAACAACATCTAGCACTTTTTTGTGAATTATTTCGTTCAGCTATTGGTCGTCAAATCACTCTTAGTAGAGCTATTCATGCGCGTCAACGTGCTGAAGATTCAGAACAATCAACCCGCGACTTTTTGGCAATGATTAACCATGAACTACGTACACCTCTTAATGGATTATTAGGCACTGCCGAGCTTTTACAAGATACGGATTTAAATTTAAACCAACGAAAATTACTAACAACATTAAATCACTCTGGTGAATTACTTCGCGCTATTATTAATGACTTACTTGATTACAGTAAAATAAATGCTGGTATGTTAGAACTAATAGAAAAGCCACTTGATAGCCATCTATTAGTCATAAAACTAAGGGATATTTTTTCTCATCGAGCATTAGAAAAACGGTTAGATTTTACTATCGATTATGATACTAACATTCCACGTTCAATTAATGCTGATGAAGATCGTCTTAAACAAATTTATGTTAACCTTATTGCGAATGCGATAAAATTCACCCATCAAGGGTTCGTACGAGCAAAATTTAGTTGGCAAAATAATTGCCTCATATTTACGGTAGAAGACAGTGGTTGTGG from Photobacterium toruni includes these protein-coding regions:
- a CDS encoding ATP-binding protein, whose translation is MDAKRQIMLLERKLEREHASRIMAEKLLEIKSRELFETNNILEISLERLRLQAELDSAQLAYQTKIENLLLTYARLFLKQAPSCDNIQQLIESLIDGHHISACYISIMPIENITISGDYCSGREQIWQPPTELKDQISLWDPTSNLYWTVLINNNDIVGYFAARISAPINRITIIQQHLALFCELFRSAIGRQITLSRAIHARQRAEDSEQSTRDFLAMINHELRTPLNGLLGTAELLQDTDLNLNQRKLLTTLNHSGELLRAIINDLLDYSKINAGMLELIEKPLDSHLLVIKLRDIFSHRALEKRLDFTIDYDTNIPRSINADEDRLKQIYVNLIANAIKFTHQGFVRAKFSWQNNCLIFTVEDSGCGIEKQQQHKLFKPFSQIDISSKRSHEGTGLGLAICKQLCEQMNGNITLSSETNKGTSFSVSLPLTISTLDETLSNHPPISHEALQKLNILVVEDLKTNQMIIQLMLQKHKIDVTIVDNGQAALDIIANQSFDIVLMDCRMPIMDGYCATKILRKQNFIKPIIALTAGTTTAEREACINAGMDDILCKPYMASELLTMLNSWFNATHQRHYKP
- a CDS encoding heme NO-binding domain-containing protein, whose amino-acid sequence is MKGIIFTEFISIVESQFGLDVSQQMLDHAKDSGIYTAIGSYDHRQLIKLIMSLSHITKISAAQLQQTYGRLVFPSLLQAIPIPDLESDNTFSFIKKVEQHIHIEVKKLYPDATPPTFIFSNQTQSTMTMDYHSARCMGYVCMGLLEGCADYFNQSLTISMQVINSSQSHVRFSIILAGD